Below is a window of Tissierellales bacterium DNA.
AAATATGATAATAATGCAAAAGCAGCAAGGAGATATCATACTAGTCGTCAACAGGTTCAACGCTGGAGGAAAAGATATGATGGAGACAAGGTCATTGGTCAATAAAAGCAAGAGGCTACATTTAC
It encodes the following:
- a CDS encoding helix-turn-helix domain-containing protein, which translates into the protein MVKYAIKYDNNAKAARRYHTSRQQVQRWRKRYDGDKVIGQ